The DNA window CTACCAAAGCGACTTTCATGAACTCGGCAGGCTGTATTTGGAAACCAGCCACGGAAAACGCACGTTGGGCGCCTTTAGCCTCAGTTCCCAAAATTAGTACGGCCACCAAACCTAAGAGGCCAACGGCATAGATGGGCCGCCACCAATCAAGCAAACGCCGGTAATCAAAGCTGGCCACCGCCACCATGGCAGCCACGCCCATGGAAATATAAATAATTTGGCGCTGCATGAAGAAGAAGTCGTTGGTGGTGGTTCGAGGTCCGTGAGTAGCGGCTAGCACCATGACGACGCTGAGCAAAGAAAGCGCCCCCAGCACACCGACCAGGATGAAATCTACGTACGGAAGCAGTCCTCGTAAGCGGTCGAGCCCGCCACTCGACCCCGATCCTCGCCGGTGAGCAGCGCTACTGGGGCGAGAATGAGCGCCGGTTGTGGTGTACGACATCAGTCGAGGCCTCCCCCGGTTGGGACCTCAAGCTTGTGCTCGGGGTTGAGCGAGGTACCGTTTATTTCACGCATCGCCAAGGGTTCCAAGATTCGCCGTGCGATGGGAGCGGCGACCGTCGCACCGTAACCGCCTTCTTCCACGAACACACTGAGTGCAAACTTTGGGTCCGCTGCTGGGGCCCACGCCGCGTAAATCGACGACGAAGCCTTACCGTAAACCTGCGCGGTACCGGTTTTCCCGGCTACTGGGAAAGCACTGTGAGGGAAACCCGCGAAAACTTTGGCTGAGGTTCCTAATGAATGCGAAGTGGCACCCACTAGCCCATCGGTAATGGCTTGTCGCACGTCTTCGTCAAGATCAAGCTGGCGAATTTCACGGGTACCGAAACTTTGCAGCTCCTCGCCAGTTTGAGAGCTGGTGATACGAAGCGCAATGTTGGGGGCAAACAACGTTCCGCCGTTGCCCATGGCGGCATAGGCATTGGCTAGCTGTATTGGAGTGATACCAACATCGCCTTGCCCAATGGCCAGGTTCACGGTGTCACCAATATTCCAACGCCCTTCAGGGAACGCTTCGGGATTATCTTCGTGGCGCTGTCGTTTCATTTCAGGATCGATCAGAATGCCGCCAAGTTCCAATGGCAACGCCACACCAGTGCGCGAACCAAGCCCGAATGAAGCTGCCACGTCTTGGATGGCACGTTCACCATACGTAGATGTCTTTCGCGCGAAACCTTCGCCCACCCCAAAGAAGTACACGTTGGAAGACACCGTCAACGCCATCCGCAGATCAACTGCCCCGTGGGGAGCTTTACCAGCATTGTAGAAGGTACAGCGGTCACCGTCGCAGGGTTTAAGGGTGTAACTACCAGTGTCATTGATGGTGAACCCAGGTGCGCGCAGCCCTGTGCTGGCAGCGGCATAGCCCGAGAATATTTTGAAGGTAGAACCGGGGGCATAAGGCTCGCGGATGGCACGGTTGCTGAGTGGACGGTAAAACTCTTTGGCTGTTAGCTCTTCATAACGTTCGGCGCTGATGCCACCGATCAATTCGTTGGGGTCAAAGGTTGGATAAGAAGCCATGGCAAGTACTTGGCCATTAGTGGCGTCTTCTACCACCGCCGCCCCAGCCGGTGTGCTTGCCGGGAAACCGTTTGGACTAGATGAGGAACGGGAACGACTCATCTCTTCTTCCAAGGCCACCTCAGTGATTTTTTGTAGATCAGCATCGATGGACAGCCACACATCATCGCCAGATTCAGGTTCCACCCGATCCACAATGGCCACAATTCGATTCATCGAGTTCACCTCGAACACGATCCGACCCGGCGTGCCACGAAGTTGCGCCTCATACTGCTGCTCAATGCCAGCCTTGCCAATCTTGTCGCCTAGTCGATACGACTTCTCAGCGTCGACGCGATCATCCAGCTCTTCTTGGCTTATCTCGCCAATGTAGCCAAGCACATGGGCTGCAAGTTGGCCTTCGGGATAAGTGCGAACAAGTCGTTTCTCAACGCCTACCCCTGGCATGTCAAAGCTGTGTTCGGCCAAGGTGTAATACAGCTCGGGGTTCACGTCGCTGGCTACCACGATTGGCCGGAACGGGTCGCCTTGCCACTTATCGATTCGGCTCTTGATTTCGTCGGTAGTGATTTCCGTGCCGCCAGCACGCAGTTCCGTCGCCAGCTTCGCTAAGACGGCGTTTGTATCATCAGCTGTTTTCAGCCCGGCCTGATCAACGGTCACCACCACCGACTCGCGATTACCCGCTAGCACTACCCCGTTGCGATCAAGAATACGACCCCGTGGGCCTTCCACCACCACACTTCTAATGCGATTACCCAACGCTTGTTCCTGGTATTCAGGTGCCGTCATCACCTGTAGATACCAAAGCCGTGATAGAAGTGCCGCGAACAACGCCACCGCGGTGATGGCCATGAAACTTAAACGAACCGGTTGTGCGTTGTTCATAGGCAGGTTCTAGTTCAGCACAATTTGTAGGGGCTTTAGCCGCGAGAGCGAAACGACCCTATCGACTCTACAAGTGCCCAGCGTGCCACTGGCAGGCCAAGTGGCACAAGCACCACACTAAAGACGATTTGGGCCACCGAAATGGCTAACAAAGGGGTGTGAAGCAGGTGATCTTGACCTACTAAAACTCCAACCAGCACAAAACCCCAAACCGCGAACAGAGAACCAACAACGGCTATGCCAAGGGTTCCGAAACCACCCGAGCGCACTAGAGAGGCTGCTCCAACGCCGATGACGTAACCCAAAATCGTGTATACCAACGCTGTTAAACCAAAGGGTGTGGTGGTGTACAAATCGATTATCAAGCCGGAAGCAAAGCCCACAATGGCACCGTGTTCTGGCCCACCCACAATTGCTACCGCGATAGTGTACGGCACCAGAATTGAACCCGTGGCACCCCAGATTGTGACCGAATTGGTCACTCCGAGCTCCAGAACGGCCGCCAACAATACTGACAGCGCCAGGCGTGCTCGTGGAGCGATCAAATACATCAAGGTGTCCACAACAGCACCGTTAAAAAGCTAAGGCGGTCGAGGCTGGCTGCCAGCTCGATCTTGGCGCTGACTACACCTACTGGCTGAAGCGGCACTACCGAAATCTCATCACCATCATCAGCTGAATCATCATCAGCCGGTGGCGCATTTTGCTCATCCCCGGTGTTAGCTGAAGCACCAGCGCCCGAGGTGATATGGCCGATTGGCAATCCGGGCGGATACAAACTTCCGGTTAGACCCGAGGTGAGTAACAGATCGCCAGGACGCAACACCACGTCACTAGCTACCTCAACT is part of the Acidimicrobiia bacterium genome and encodes:
- the mrdA gene encoding penicillin-binding protein 2, which codes for MNNAQPVRLSFMAITAVALFAALLSRLWYLQVMTAPEYQEQALGNRIRSVVVEGPRGRILDRNGVVLAGNRESVVVTVDQAGLKTADDTNAVLAKLATELRAGGTEITTDEIKSRIDKWQGDPFRPIVVASDVNPELYYTLAEHSFDMPGVGVEKRLVRTYPEGQLAAHVLGYIGEISQEELDDRVDAEKSYRLGDKIGKAGIEQQYEAQLRGTPGRIVFEVNSMNRIVAIVDRVEPESGDDVWLSIDADLQKITEVALEEEMSRSRSSSSPNGFPASTPAGAAVVEDATNGQVLAMASYPTFDPNELIGGISAERYEELTAKEFYRPLSNRAIREPYAPGSTFKIFSGYAAASTGLRAPGFTINDTGSYTLKPCDGDRCTFYNAGKAPHGAVDLRMALTVSSNVYFFGVGEGFARKTSTYGERAIQDVAASFGLGSRTGVALPLELGGILIDPEMKRQRHEDNPEAFPEGRWNIGDTVNLAIGQGDVGITPIQLANAYAAMGNGGTLFAPNIALRITSSQTGEELQSFGTREIRQLDLDEDVRQAITDGLVGATSHSLGTSAKVFAGFPHSAFPVAGKTGTAQVYGKASSSIYAAWAPAADPKFALSVFVEEGGYGATVAAPIARRILEPLAMREINGTSLNPEHKLEVPTGGGLD
- the mreD gene encoding rod shape-determining protein MreD translates to MDTLMYLIAPRARLALSVLLAAVLELGVTNSVTIWGATGSILVPYTIAVAIVGGPEHGAIVGFASGLIIDLYTTTPFGLTALVYTILGYVIGVGAASLVRSGGFGTLGIAVVGSLFAVWGFVLVGVLVGQDHLLHTPLLAISVAQIVFSVVLVPLGLPVARWALVESIGSFRSRG